The Brassica oleracea var. oleracea cultivar TO1000 chromosome C7, BOL, whole genome shotgun sequence sequence AAGGTCTTGGACCTTGACATATTAAGGAGGGGTCAGCAACTAAAAAAGCAAGTAATGAATTATGTAATCAAACCACCACCACACACGATCAGATACCTTTAGGACATTGCCAGTCCCAGCATAAGCACACGAAAGAAGTGTCATATCACAGTACTTTCTAATCTTCTCATTGAATGTCTTTGAAACTTCAGCCGTAGCCTCTACACTTTCCTGGTAAATATCGGAACAAGTTGATGCTGTCAACGAAATGCAAATAACAATTTACGAACAAAGAGCGAGACTAAGTACAACACACTGCCAACCTGTTTGCCCAGGTATAGAAGTCCAAGACCAAGGGGCAAGAAACGCGTGAGGGCATCCCCCAGTTCTGCCTCACTTCGATCCATCAAAGCAAATATAATAGATTGTGCTGCTACTTCATTACAGGAACCAACATAGATCATCCCCAAAGAAAGTGAAGCAAATGCAATCACATCTAGAGGCGCTTTCGCATCATTCAGTATCGGCGACAACTTGCTTCTTATCTATAGAAACAATGAGCATGTTAATGTTTCGTGAACAGGCAAAACATTCAACAAGTAATATAAGAAAGATAAGAAAATGTCAGTGACCTGGTCATTTTGGGAACCTGCGTATGCAATTCCAAGACCCATGATAGCACCAATTCTGACAGACGAATCCTCTTTGTCTACATAGTCTCCAAGAAGTGCCAATGCCTGAGAAATAAAGCTGAGTAAGATGAAAGAATAGCTAGAAATATTAGCACTAGTGATTTCCGTAAAATCAAACAGGACATCATCAACTCACAGGGTCACAATCGCTTTTAATGCCAGAGTTTACAATCCCAACTCCCAGAAGTGCTCCAGAAAGGATAGGATTATCATTACTATGAAAATATTTGTCAAGTTGGGCAAGTCCGGCTTCCACATCCCACAGTTGAATCATACCCTATGACAGGGAAACACAAGATCAGGTTACAGTTTCTACTTTCATGATCTGAACAAAATAAAGAAATTCAACAGGTAAGAAAAGGCATACCAGGCTAGCAGCTGCGCTAATCTTGCCATGTTCTTTATTTTTGAAGAGCCAATTTCCAGAAGATCCGGTTGTTGAGTCTGAAGGTACCGTCATTAGTTTGTCCTGCGATAAGAAAATATATTAAGAGGATGCGTCTGCTACTAGCTCTGTTATATTACAATCTGCAACCATACCTGCCCAAAACCAGCATTTACAAATGCATTGACAAAGGTGGCAGCTAAGTTCTGTCTAGCTGAATCAACGCTTGCACCAGAGCTGGCCCTGCCGTCAAGTAAGTGAGCCTACAGAATTCAAAAAGTTAGGTCAAAGACTGAGGAAAACATAATTTGCAACTAAATAAACGAGCAGCAGGCTTGACATCCACTAAAACTGATTTACCTTGTAGATGTCTTCAGGCGTTTTGGCCTCCATAACCTCAATATCTCTTGCAAGAGTCAGATATCCTTCACTTAACTTAGTGTTGTTAACAATATCCTGTAGGGCTTCTCGGTCATCTTCATCTGCAACCATTTCATCGTCAAGTTCAAAGGTTATACCCTGCAGGGAGGCATACAAAGAGAAAAAAAGTATAAGAAAGTGTGTCGTCGGGCATTGTACTCTATATAGATGGAAATTTTAAGCAGTGATGCAGCATTTCTTTGGTGTCTGCCTTAGAAGTGAATAGGAGGCCATGTGGCTAAAGAATGACGTCTTCACAGGGAAACAATACCAAGTAGTTCTAAAACAAGAGAAAACACTAGCAACATGCCCAACATCCATGGCTAATAAAAAAAAAAAAAAAATCAAACTCCCTCTAGATAATGCTCGATAACAACTATATATAATCAAATAAACACACAGCCAACTCTTAAAGCATATACGAGAACATATCCAAAACTAAAACATACTTACAACAAAGGAGTGAGAAGCAAATGTTATATATAGTAAAGTAAAGAAAGTTAAGGACTTACATGTCGAGCAATCATGTAGCAGAACTGCTTCTTCCTCAGCAGATCAGCACATGATGTAAATACTTGTTTAACATACTGCAATACAAAAAAAAAAAAAAAAATTATCAAAAAAGAACACTTTAAAAATTCGACACATATACTTGGAAATACTTAACATAGAGGTCCACAGGAAGATTAGAATCCTACCTGCGTGTTATCAAGAAATAATGCAATCTGCAGAGCGTTTGGGTATTCTTCAAACTTCATGTAGATCATGTAGGAAATATCTAGAACCAACATGTCATCTGGTCCAGGAAGGTACCTGAATATTCAAATATATAAGACGTTAAAGAGACTTTTATGAGTAATATAGCTAAGCAAAGCTCGCCACTTGTTTCTACATGACTGACCTAAATGAAGATCAGTAAAATGACAAAATGACTGGTCTAAAACCACAAATAAGAGTGAAGAAAAATAAAGAGAATAGGATTGACAAGGTTGAAAGTACTTTGCTGCACTTGTGAGATAATTGCATGTCCTCTTGAAATTTGTTTTGTCTACATGCTCGAGTAAGAGATCCAGATCCTCAACATCCATTAGAAGGTCAACAGCTTCAGTTTCTGCATTATGCTGCAAGGAATAGAAATGGAATTTATTAGACAGAAGGAAAAAAAACCAAAGGCACTAGCCTCAAGACTTTAATTACAAATACCCTTCCTACATATGTACGGCAAGGGCGAAAACACACACAAAAAAAAAAGGAATTCACCTTCATGTGAAAAGCAACAATTTGCTGGACAAGCTCCATTAAATCATCAATAGGGGCCTCCTCACTCTGAGATAATGAAACAAACAGGTCGAAAATCATACACAAGCAAGGTTTCTCATTGGATAAGAAATCTTATAGTCACTCCTAAAAAACACCAACAATCAGAAGGATATAAACGGTTTATCCTCAGAATATGTGAAATGCCACGGAAGATTAGTTTCTGACCTGGCGCTTTGTATACTCTTGCGCAATCTCTCCAGCTAAATTCCTAACATATTCGTGACCCCACGATCCAATGTCACCCTCTGTTCCAATCAACCTATAACTTAAGCTCTCCTGGAAAATATTGTGAACAATTTAAATATGTCTCAAAGGAATCCAGGGCATATAAAGATGAAACAATTAGGGTAGGAAAACATGTGCCCATTCAATAGGTAGAAGCATACCCTTTGACCCTCGGCAGACATGGTAAGGGCCAAGACAGAGAGGATATCGGACAAGCATTTCTGAAACACACAGAAAAAAAAAAAAGCAATCTTTAAGACATAACCAGAACTAGGAACAAAGAAGGTGAAAAGTATGATGATGACATACCTTGAGATCAGAAGCAGGCATAGTTTGATGAAAGGCTTTAAGAGTTCCATAATGGGGACGGAGAAACTTTAGTGGTTTGGGAACTGAAGTCATAGAGCTTGTTGAAGCTCGGATCTCCTGCCTACGTGACAAAAAAAAAAAACATAGAGTTAGGGTAATTAAGAACACAAACACGTTCACTAGTAAGAAAGAGCACCCCAGGGAAAAAAAAAACAATTAAAAGTTGAACCTCATGCTTTCAAGAGCAGCCCTCTGCAAGTCCGGATTGGGATCCTGAACCCTCTCGACATAGAGCTCAAGGTTTTGCTTTAATTCCAAGTCCTCTTCAGACTACAATCAAAGTCGAGTCATTAAATACCTTTGCTACAAAAAAAAAAATAGCTTGCCAATAAAAAAAAAAAGACCTCTAATTCTACAACATCTTTTACTTCAATTAGACCGATTTACAACTAATAACTGACTGCAGATCCCACAGATTTGAAATTAAGTCCCAAAGAACTCTCACCAGGTCGTCTTCCTTTTTGTCGTCCTTCTTCTTAGGATCCTTGGACGGGACCTTGACGGAGGCTTCATCCTTCCTCGCACCGCCTCCGACACTGTTGGGATCGGGAGTGGGAGCCATCTCTCAGTTGCAAACTAAAACAAGATCAATCTGAATCGAATAGCAGCTTGTGCTATCCAAAACTCTAATTGCAAATGAAACTAGGAATTAAAAGTATTCAAGCAAATAAGTGCAGATAACCCCTCCATCAAGATTTCTATGATGGCTCGGTTCAGCCCATTCTAACCTTTCTTTTCTTTTCTTTCTCATATTCAGCCCATTTAACTTATTGGGCTCATTTTATTTCCAATTATTTTTATTTATAAATCTATATAAATTAATGGGATAAGTTTAATTTGGGCTTGCTAAAAAACAAAGAAGTTTGACTTAGGATGGGCCATACAACAAGACTATTATTTTTAAAATTAGTATGTACCAAAAGCATTATTTAACTTAGGTTATGACATGTTTCTTCTTCCTTCCGCTGAGAAAAAACTACGGTGTTACTGTTCTCTGTTAGATTTATTAAATAAAATTAATGTTTTCATTAATATCACCGACTCACTCATCCAAAACGTCTCATTCCATACATTTCCTATCTCAAATTATTGTGGATTCACACCTATAAATAAGTGAGCTCACAATTAATGTTAATTTAACTTCCGAGTTAATACTTACGGTACTAAAAACATTCCAAAAAAGTTCAAAAGTCTACCTATCATACCACCACTAAAAATTCACTATTAATTTTGCTGGGCCACATACGAAAACCAAAAAGAATGGTCATATTAACCCAAACAACATTTAAAAGACAAAATATAAGGATCAGTTCACGGACTCAAACTTCCTACTTTAAAAGGGCCAAACACTAAAATTGAGATATAACAAATAAATTATTTAGATGTTAATATATAATAAATCACTGACATTAACTAAATGTGATTTTTTAAAATACTTTAATAAAAAAAATTCAACTGAGAATGATATAATAACTCAATCATGGTAATATCATAGAAGCAAAAAGTCAAAAAAAAATTATTTACAAATTAACTAACCAATAACTTAAATTAATAAAATAGTATATCTCATACGCACCTTTTGCAAATATGAACCTAAAACACAAATTACAAAATTATATAAAAATAATAACATAGATCACAAGTAAAGTATATCCCGCTCGTAGGGCGGACCGACCGTTCTCATATTTCTTTGTCAAAGACAAAAGTTATCCTAATCCCAGAAACAGAGAAAAAAAAAACTATTAGATCATGAACATCGAAAAAATTATCACATGATCCTTTTAAAATTCAAAACTACACTCTTTCCAAAACGATATATTTAACCAGCTCAAGTTTGTAAGATATGACATGATTCTTTTTTTT is a genomic window containing:
- the LOC106306523 gene encoding 26S proteasome non-ATPase regulatory subunit 2 homolog A, which produces MAPTPDPNSVGGGARKDEASVKVPSKDPKKKDDKKEDDLSEEDLELKQNLELYVERVQDPNPDLQRAALESMRQEIRASTSSMTSVPKPLKFLRPHYGTLKAFHQTMPASDLKKCLSDILSVLALTMSAEGQRESLSYRLIGTEGDIGSWGHEYVRNLAGEIAQEYTKRQSEEAPIDDLMELVQQIVAFHMKHNAETEAVDLLMDVEDLDLLLEHVDKTNFKRTCNYLTSAAKYLPGPDDMLVLDISYMIYMKFEEYPNALQIALFLDNTQYVKQVFTSCADLLRKKQFCYMIARHGITFELDDEMVADEDDREALQDIVNNTKLSEGYLTLARDIEVMEAKTPEDIYKAHLLDGRASSGASVDSARQNLAATFVNAFVNAGFGQDKLMTVPSDSTTGSSGNWLFKNKEHGKISAAASLGMIQLWDVEAGLAQLDKYFHSNDNPILSGALLGVGIVNSGIKSDCDPALALLGDYVDKEDSSVRIGAIMGLGIAYAGSQNDQIRSKLSPILNDAKAPLDVIAFASLSLGMIYVGSCNEVAAQSIIFALMDRSEAELGDALTRFLPLGLGLLYLGKQESVEATAEVSKTFNEKIRKYCDMTLLSCAYAGTGNVLKVQDLLAQCGEHLEKGDIHQGPAVLGLAMVAMSEELGIDMEIRSLERMLQYGEQNIRRAVPLALGLLCISNPKVTVMDTLSRLSHDTDSEVAMAAIISLGLIGAGTNNARLAGMLRNLSSYYYKDASLLFCVRIAQGLVHMGKGLLTLTPFHSERFLLSPTALAGIVTLLHACLDMKPIILGKYHYVLYFLVLAMQPRMMLTVDKDLKPLSVPVRVGQAVDVVGQAGRPKTITGFQTHSTPVLLAAGERAELATDKYIPLSPILEGFIILEENPDYREE